The following are from one region of the Rhodopirellula sp. P2 genome:
- a CDS encoding multiheme c-type cytochrome: MILITPRRETLAILTLWLGLWSGLAIPSRATADDGMPFRGQQTLSDEELLEVGQLLGVGNRLYGRQPEASVATLQPHNSRRPDRLVAAEIDPLAAFADPSAGTDPLASDDPLAGLGSHEPIKPPAAKTPEKKDPHEGLWTEECYPSAESCRACHPKHYDEWSVSSHAYATVSPMFQRFEQAITELTEGTVGYFCMRCHSPVATQLEIPRTVSILDQPPVAREGVTCITCHRINEHYGRSSNGDRRIEPGNIHAPVGRGGDGMGLATALANAEKNKLKTHSGQKGAGQAIHNGSYFFEPLTKSDICASCHQVAVHPGISLEVVHAQYRSSPAAKCGISCQDCHMGAVPGKAAGYEECHIAEISGKPYGNPKKHSNHTFWGPGYSIAHPGIFPHNPKAKAFTPRQWLTFDDRAGWGTEEFERNVTKGMHFPKPWDNADDRRDARKVIDANNAKLDQKRGFSAMTLEAGAQVSDPVFYTTPQVGMPLKLGYRVDNISSGHNLPTGSLGAQPQLWLNAALINPDGQRVWETGYLDANADLCDMHSVEVAKGRIPRDKDLFNLQTKFLINNVRGTDREAALPLNFSLDQLVFLRPGALPISVLNHPPLIRMEAHSIPPLDHRIAKYTIPAEAFRVPGPYRLSVRMRSRTEPMYFMRQIHSTPDMIRRMNERMIDICHDTHTFMVR; encoded by the coding sequence ATGATTCTCATCACTCCTCGTCGTGAAACGCTCGCGATTCTGACACTCTGGCTCGGTCTCTGGAGTGGTCTCGCAATCCCATCCAGGGCAACCGCTGACGATGGGATGCCATTCCGTGGCCAGCAAACCTTGAGCGATGAAGAATTGCTCGAAGTCGGGCAACTGTTGGGTGTTGGCAATCGATTGTACGGACGCCAACCAGAGGCCTCCGTCGCGACCCTCCAGCCACACAATTCACGGCGGCCAGATCGCTTGGTCGCTGCCGAGATCGATCCGCTGGCGGCCTTCGCCGATCCTTCCGCCGGGACCGATCCACTCGCCAGCGATGATCCGTTGGCAGGTCTTGGCAGTCACGAACCGATCAAACCACCGGCTGCCAAAACACCAGAGAAGAAGGATCCACACGAAGGCCTGTGGACCGAGGAATGTTATCCGTCGGCCGAGTCCTGCCGTGCCTGTCATCCCAAGCACTACGATGAGTGGAGCGTCAGCAGCCATGCCTACGCGACGGTCTCGCCGATGTTCCAACGCTTTGAACAAGCGATCACGGAACTGACTGAAGGCACCGTGGGGTACTTCTGCATGCGGTGTCACTCACCGGTTGCGACACAGCTGGAAATCCCTCGCACGGTCAGCATTCTGGATCAGCCGCCTGTGGCTCGCGAAGGAGTGACATGCATCACTTGTCACCGTATCAATGAGCACTACGGGCGTAGCAGCAACGGCGATCGCCGAATCGAACCAGGCAACATCCATGCCCCGGTCGGTCGTGGTGGCGACGGAATGGGTTTGGCAACGGCTCTGGCCAACGCAGAAAAGAACAAACTGAAAACACATTCGGGTCAAAAGGGCGCGGGCCAAGCGATCCACAACGGGTCCTACTTTTTCGAACCGCTCACCAAGTCAGACATTTGCGCCTCGTGCCACCAAGTCGCGGTGCATCCCGGCATTTCGCTGGAAGTCGTGCACGCTCAGTACCGCAGCAGCCCCGCGGCGAAGTGCGGCATCTCCTGCCAGGACTGCCACATGGGTGCGGTTCCCGGCAAAGCAGCAGGCTACGAAGAATGCCATATCGCCGAGATCTCAGGCAAGCCCTACGGGAACCCCAAGAAACACTCCAACCACACGTTTTGGGGCCCCGGGTACTCGATTGCTCACCCAGGGATCTTCCCGCACAACCCCAAGGCCAAAGCCTTCACACCGCGTCAATGGCTGACCTTTGACGACCGCGCCGGCTGGGGCACCGAAGAATTTGAACGCAACGTGACGAAAGGAATGCATTTCCCGAAACCTTGGGACAACGCCGACGATCGACGTGACGCTCGCAAAGTCATCGACGCCAACAACGCCAAGCTCGATCAGAAACGCGGCTTCTCAGCGATGACGCTGGAAGCCGGTGCTCAAGTCAGCGATCCGGTGTTCTACACCACGCCTCAAGTTGGCATGCCGTTGAAGCTGGGCTACCGAGTCGACAACATCAGCTCCGGCCACAACCTGCCCACCGGCTCGCTCGGTGCTCAACCCCAACTGTGGCTGAACGCGGCACTGATCAATCCCGACGGTCAACGCGTTTGGGAGACCGGGTACCTGGATGCCAACGCCGACCTGTGTGACATGCACAGCGTCGAAGTTGCCAAAGGCCGGATCCCTCGCGACAAGGACCTATTCAACTTGCAAACCAAGTTCTTGATCAACAACGTTCGTGGGACCGACCGCGAAGCCGCGTTGCCGCTGAACTTCAGCCTGGACCAACTGGTGTTCTTGCGTCCCGGGGCGCTGCCCATCAGCGTGCTCAATCACCCGCCGCTGATCCGGATGGAAGCGCATAGCATCCCACCGCTGGACCATCGAATCGCCAAGTACACCATCCCGGCGGAAGCGTTCCGGGTTCCAGGACCCTACCGATTGAGTGTCCGGATGCGGAGTCGAACCGAACCCATGTATTTCATGCGTCAGATCCACAGCACACCGGACATGATTCGCCGAATGAACGAGCGGATGATTGACATCTGCCATGACACACACACGTTCATGGTGCGTTGA
- the purN gene encoding phosphoribosylglycinamide formyltransferase produces MSDPSTLKVAVFLSGGGRTLANLIRHRNEHGLPIDFRLVIASREGLGGIKIAEEAGIETRVVRKGDFDNDDAYSEAMFGPCREAGATHVIMAGFLKHVLIPSDFEQRVINIHPSLLPAFGGKGMYGRNVHAAAIKRGVKISGCTVHYVDNLYDNGPIIHQKACPILPTDTPDDLASRVFQLECETLPEAIRMMAASQEPTAS; encoded by the coding sequence GTGAGCGATCCAAGCACACTGAAAGTGGCCGTCTTCCTCAGTGGAGGCGGCCGCACGCTGGCCAATTTGATTCGCCATCGAAACGAACATGGTCTGCCCATCGATTTCCGACTGGTGATCGCCAGTCGAGAGGGCTTGGGCGGAATCAAAATCGCGGAGGAGGCTGGCATCGAAACACGCGTCGTTCGGAAAGGTGACTTCGACAACGACGACGCCTACAGCGAAGCCATGTTTGGTCCCTGCCGAGAGGCCGGGGCGACGCACGTGATCATGGCGGGTTTCTTGAAACACGTTTTGATCCCCAGCGACTTTGAACAACGCGTGATCAACATTCACCCGTCCTTGCTGCCTGCGTTCGGAGGCAAAGGGATGTACGGTCGCAATGTGCATGCCGCGGCGATCAAGCGAGGCGTGAAGATCAGCGGTTGCACGGTTCACTACGTCGACAATCTGTACGACAACGGACCGATCATCCACCAGAAGGCCTGCCCGATCCTTCCCACCGACACGCCCGACGATCTCGCCTCACGCGTGTTCCAACTCGAATGCGAAACGCTGCCCGAAGCCATCCGCATGATGGCCGCCTCGCAAGAACCCACCGCATCGTGA
- a CDS encoding mu-protocadherin, translating into MGGAVTLLLVATMGITFGWTPDGADGVKYIIQVPPDQLDQLERVGEITSTISPEVRGRVSEIVIRVGTGNVPRETPAHWRQTNASHPSGVSQVVSDENALRSLPIASDDRRPIPIPMTSNSTRPRIIPGNVNSPSVTRLMKPQSGGMNLPGGYEPPAPSTGPSTSGFNMPPSLAQGGFGSTPGTGAPNTGAATSSSLNDTLRAEAEAFAEATRRNLGLGTPSTAGNDPAAASRASSTTVAPPPFTGGNTAYSGTANPNTANPGTSNSGTSNPATMDRSARNGGPSTAPNSASTGANAPPWPNDDDDWYALGNRPASRPSTAPPTNPANGSVASDPGAAPRNGADPSNRNSPNSGFSTGNFNQMPGGLGGQNSFGQTASDSIASPSSRRATTYATSSQGNANTIQRYEYDPKLTPAEADRLPPNGWSFNTAGVPVDREGYLLNAYGERVDQNGRPLSSSSYANDSNRPNPSLASSPTPNRPQSGSMPSGGMPSNAAQTNGTSGYGGNATYASQQGSNPGQTDQGQANPGTNFPNYAAPNTGNSNTVPPNAGNPNTGSLYANGQQPAAPMPHAGQPQSPYPYGQNYTPPQIPYAPTNSNPANPNINPATGYPYQYVNFTPNANTPGSVASNSPPLGGSQPGTSNAGPPPGRGAGSLDDKDALGAISQDPRADREKVATQTLFNALLLVSFVANLYLMYWLNVLRLKYQEMVAAKRAAASANSAAVA; encoded by the coding sequence ATGGGTGGCGCTGTGACGTTATTGTTGGTCGCGACGATGGGCATCACCTTCGGATGGACTCCGGACGGTGCCGATGGGGTGAAATACATCATCCAAGTCCCACCGGATCAACTCGATCAACTCGAGCGTGTGGGTGAAATCACCAGCACGATCTCGCCCGAAGTGCGTGGCCGAGTCAGCGAAATCGTGATCCGGGTCGGCACCGGCAACGTCCCTCGCGAGACACCTGCTCACTGGAGGCAGACCAATGCGTCGCATCCTTCCGGGGTCTCGCAGGTGGTTTCGGATGAGAATGCGCTTCGAAGTCTGCCAATCGCCTCGGATGATCGTCGACCGATTCCGATCCCGATGACATCGAACTCGACGCGACCAAGAATCATTCCTGGCAACGTCAACTCACCCAGCGTCACCCGGTTGATGAAACCTCAATCGGGAGGCATGAATCTTCCCGGTGGCTACGAACCTCCCGCCCCATCCACCGGACCCTCGACCAGCGGTTTCAACATGCCGCCCTCGCTGGCGCAAGGCGGCTTCGGATCGACGCCAGGCACAGGCGCCCCCAACACGGGTGCGGCGACCTCGTCGTCACTCAATGACACACTCCGCGCCGAAGCGGAGGCCTTCGCGGAAGCCACTCGCCGCAACCTCGGTTTGGGAACGCCCAGCACAGCGGGCAATGATCCTGCGGCGGCCTCTCGTGCTTCATCGACGACAGTCGCTCCGCCCCCGTTCACCGGAGGCAACACCGCCTATTCCGGAACCGCCAATCCCAACACGGCGAACCCTGGCACATCGAATTCTGGAACATCCAATCCAGCCACCATGGATCGCTCCGCGCGAAACGGCGGCCCTTCGACGGCCCCCAATTCCGCATCCACCGGAGCGAATGCGCCGCCTTGGCCCAACGACGATGACGACTGGTACGCGCTGGGAAACCGTCCCGCTTCGCGTCCCTCCACCGCCCCGCCGACCAACCCTGCCAATGGCTCCGTGGCATCGGATCCTGGCGCTGCGCCACGCAACGGCGCAGATCCAAGCAACCGCAACAGCCCCAACTCAGGCTTCAGCACTGGCAATTTCAACCAAATGCCCGGCGGCTTGGGCGGACAAAATTCCTTCGGCCAAACGGCCTCGGACTCCATCGCCAGCCCCTCGTCTCGACGTGCCACCACCTACGCGACCTCCTCGCAAGGCAACGCCAACACCATCCAACGCTACGAATACGATCCCAAGCTGACTCCAGCCGAAGCGGACCGTTTGCCACCCAATGGTTGGTCATTCAACACGGCTGGTGTTCCCGTTGACCGGGAAGGCTATTTGCTGAATGCCTACGGCGAACGGGTCGATCAAAATGGCCGGCCTCTTTCGAGCTCGAGCTACGCCAACGACAGCAACCGTCCCAACCCAAGCCTGGCTAGCAGTCCCACGCCCAACCGACCCCAGTCCGGTAGCATGCCGTCCGGTGGCATGCCGTCCAACGCCGCGCAGACCAACGGGACCTCGGGTTACGGCGGCAACGCAACCTACGCCAGCCAACAGGGCAGCAATCCCGGTCAAACCGACCAAGGCCAAGCCAATCCAGGAACGAACTTCCCAAACTACGCGGCCCCCAACACCGGGAACTCAAACACGGTTCCCCCCAATGCCGGCAATCCCAACACCGGATCGCTCTACGCCAACGGCCAACAACCCGCCGCCCCCATGCCCCATGCCGGGCAACCTCAGTCCCCGTACCCGTACGGCCAAAATTACACGCCACCCCAGATTCCCTACGCACCAACGAATTCCAATCCAGCCAACCCCAACATCAATCCGGCGACGGGTTATCCCTACCAATACGTCAATTTCACACCCAACGCCAACACCCCTGGAAGTGTCGCCAGCAACAGCCCTCCCTTGGGCGGCTCGCAACCGGGCACATCCAATGCAGGGCCTCCGCCCGGCAGAGGTGCAGGTTCCTTGGATGACAAAGACGCCCTCGGCGCCATCAGCCAAGACCCGCGTGCGGACCGAGAAAAAGTGGCCACCCAAACGCTCTTCAACGCGTTGCTGCTGGTCTCCTTTGTCGCCAACCTCTACCTGATGTACTGGCTGAACGTCCTGCGTCTGAAGTACCAGGAAATGGTGGCCGCTAAACGAGCCGCCGCAAGCGCCAACTCAGCCGCGGTCGCCTGA
- the ectB gene encoding diaminobutyrate--2-oxoglutarate transaminase, with protein sequence MSQPTPISGSATDTTERMESEVRGYSRLFPHVFQSASGSTLTTADGQQLIDFFCGAGSLNYGHNPTAAKQALLEYISQDGIQHSLDMMTEAKTRFLETFERTILQPRSMNYKIQFTGPTGTNAVEAALKLAKQHRKRSHIVTFTNAYHGHSLGSLAVTGNQYYHSEHYGSHNNVSFLPYDGYLGDFDTTILLEKMLSDTSSGMPLPAAIVLETIQGEGGIHVASDAWLQRVESLCRQHDVLLIVDDIQVGNGRSGDFFSFEKAGLTPDMVCLSKSIGGGLPLSLLLIQPECDVWQPGQHTGTFRGNNLAFVAANAVLNHWNETSFVDGIGDRSKTLRESLSAIADEHANQSWELRGRGMIWGLDVREGGLARQIIDRAFENGLMLESSGSDDEVLKFMPALNIPDHQLQQGLQLFRESLNAVMCKSNGSTSAKIPFPQNLTTSAVSSVVMS encoded by the coding sequence TTGAGTCAGCCAACGCCCATTTCAGGTTCTGCAACCGACACCACGGAGCGGATGGAATCGGAGGTCCGCGGCTACAGTCGCCTCTTCCCACATGTCTTTCAAAGTGCGAGTGGCTCCACGCTGACCACGGCGGACGGGCAGCAACTGATCGACTTTTTCTGCGGTGCAGGATCGCTGAACTACGGCCACAATCCCACCGCGGCAAAACAAGCGTTGCTGGAGTACATCTCGCAAGACGGGATTCAGCACTCGTTGGACATGATGACCGAAGCCAAGACACGGTTCCTGGAGACGTTCGAACGAACGATCCTGCAACCGCGATCGATGAACTACAAAATCCAGTTCACAGGCCCCACCGGAACCAACGCTGTCGAAGCGGCCTTGAAACTGGCCAAGCAACATCGCAAGCGATCGCACATCGTCACGTTCACCAACGCTTACCACGGGCACTCCCTCGGTTCGCTTGCCGTGACCGGCAATCAGTACTACCACAGCGAGCACTACGGGTCGCACAACAACGTCAGCTTCCTTCCCTACGACGGGTACCTCGGCGACTTCGACACGACCATCCTGCTGGAAAAGATGCTCTCGGACACCAGCAGCGGCATGCCACTCCCAGCAGCAATTGTTCTGGAAACCATCCAAGGGGAAGGCGGCATTCATGTGGCCAGCGATGCCTGGCTGCAGCGAGTCGAATCGCTGTGCCGCCAACACGATGTGCTGTTGATCGTGGACGACATCCAAGTGGGCAACGGTCGATCAGGCGACTTCTTCAGCTTTGAAAAAGCGGGCCTGACCCCCGACATGGTTTGTCTGTCCAAATCCATCGGTGGCGGATTGCCGTTGTCGCTGCTGTTGATCCAACCGGAGTGCGATGTGTGGCAACCAGGCCAGCACACTGGCACTTTCCGAGGGAACAATCTCGCATTCGTGGCAGCGAACGCGGTGCTGAATCATTGGAACGAAACTTCCTTTGTGGACGGCATTGGGGACCGCAGCAAAACGCTGCGTGAATCCCTGTCCGCCATCGCGGACGAACACGCCAATCAGAGCTGGGAACTGCGAGGCCGTGGAATGATCTGGGGACTCGATGTGCGTGAGGGCGGATTGGCCCGCCAAATCATCGACCGTGCGTTCGAAAACGGTCTGATGCTCGAATCATCCGGCAGCGACGACGAAGTCCTGAAATTCATGCCCGCCTTGAACATCCCTGATCACCAACTCCAACAAGGCCTGCAGCTGTTTCGTGAAAGCCTGAACGCGGTGATGTGCAAGTCAAATGGTTCGACTTCGGCCAAGATTCCCTTTCCACAGAACCTCACGACCTCGGCCGTTTCATCGGTGGTGATGTCGTGA
- a CDS encoding (2Fe-2S)-binding protein: MKPDDNLCLCFHVPRRKVEQFLRVEQPRRASELSQCFGAGTGCGWCRPFLQRLFDSSQPDSESLPEPEQYQSDRQDYRQQQSDAR, translated from the coding sequence ATGAAACCCGACGACAATCTGTGCCTGTGCTTCCACGTCCCCCGACGAAAAGTTGAGCAGTTCCTTCGGGTGGAACAGCCCCGACGTGCCAGCGAACTGTCCCAGTGCTTTGGGGCTGGCACAGGATGTGGTTGGTGTCGTCCGTTTCTCCAACGTTTGTTCGATTCCAGCCAACCGGATTCCGAATCGTTGCCGGAACCCGAACAATACCAGAGCGACCGCCAGGACTACCGTCAGCAACAATCCGACGCGCGCTGA
- the ileS gene encoding isoleucine--tRNA ligase, with protein sequence MSANSTAAFRAPAASPHFPTLEEQVLAFWDQHSIYEQSLARRANAPTFVFYEGPPTANGMPHPGHCLTRAIKDVFPRYKTMRGYRCERKAGWDTHGLPVEVEVGKELGIHSKEEIEAYGVEPFIQKCQSSVWRYMQEWQTLTRRLGFWVNLEEAYVTYHQSYVESVWWSLKNLFDRGLLYQGHKIVWWWAQGGTALSAGEVGQGYREVADPSVYVLFPLADQPERSLVVWTTTPWTLPSNMYAAVKPELEYAVVKDSETGQELVLAAALVESLAGKLKRELTVIETVTGESLVGQRYQPPFDDYHSRLGDPVGELVTGEQESLYWRVVAADFVTTESGSGLVHLAPAFGEIDHEVLVTERTRFVEGQRPDLLCAVGPDGKFTDEFASMKGVWVKEADKTLTRTLRESGRLLHLEQYLHDYPFCWRADDDPLIQYPRESWFIRTTKFRDLMLKNNSKIGWQPEHIRDGRFGNFLESNVDWALSRERYWGTPLPIWVCQSTGRMEAIECYEELLAKPGVDGTQVWDNAKAANPELPDDLRVHKPYIDSVTYDSPFESGARMQRVSEVIDCWYDSGAMPFAQWGWPHQNDAQFQEQFPADFISEAIDQTRGWFYSQLAISTMLFGEGASIREAGTQASESTPSRDSEADYPHPFRNCIVLGLMLSQWYEAAGKDGQPKTVLLSEAEVEQAEGKFTKKTGKMSKSLRNYRSPSEIFDKYGADAMRWYFFANQAPWNSIIYSDQAIRDSIPEFLLRLWNTYSFFSIYAEIDGFDPTSATTADDQLTPESLASAPTYRPISERSEIDRWIHSELHRTLATVIDRMDAFDNYNACQAITNLLDGLSNWYVRRSRDRFWASDADSPDKHDAYWTLYEVMLELTKVIAPFVPFLADTLWRELTAPFGDKVLPSVHLCDFPQPDDSRVDQKLSDSMRLLREIASLGRSARADAKLKVRLPLSKVEVILTDDTAIDWLQSHDALVREELNVKAVDYTTEGGEYVQYTIVPNFKRLGPKVGKNIPLVKKMLGEADGNQLLTQLQTAGHVEVELPSGPLKLDGEDIEIRLQAREGWAAAQGSGCVVVLNTEVTPELRREGLAKDLIRGIQSQRKELDCQYTDRIRVAVETSDAELQSAIATHREMICSETLAKELISGTLENAQQVSIEGGELFVAKVSDA encoded by the coding sequence GTGTCCGCGAATTCGACCGCTGCTTTTCGGGCCCCTGCCGCAAGCCCCCACTTCCCGACTCTCGAAGAACAAGTTCTAGCGTTTTGGGACCAGCACTCGATCTACGAGCAATCGCTCGCCCGCCGCGCCAACGCTCCCACATTCGTTTTTTACGAAGGCCCCCCCACGGCCAACGGGATGCCTCACCCAGGCCACTGCCTGACACGTGCGATCAAAGACGTCTTCCCTCGCTACAAAACCATGCGGGGCTATCGCTGCGAGCGCAAAGCTGGCTGGGACACGCACGGATTGCCCGTTGAAGTCGAAGTCGGCAAAGAACTCGGCATCCACAGCAAAGAAGAGATCGAAGCCTACGGTGTCGAACCCTTCATCCAAAAATGCCAATCCAGCGTCTGGCGTTACATGCAGGAATGGCAAACCCTGACCCGCCGCCTGGGGTTCTGGGTCAACCTGGAAGAAGCCTATGTGACCTATCACCAATCCTACGTGGAAAGCGTCTGGTGGTCGCTGAAAAACCTGTTCGACCGCGGGCTGCTCTACCAAGGCCACAAGATCGTGTGGTGGTGGGCTCAAGGTGGCACGGCACTTTCCGCCGGCGAAGTGGGGCAGGGCTACCGCGAGGTCGCTGACCCAAGCGTCTACGTGTTGTTCCCGTTGGCCGACCAACCGGAACGATCCTTGGTGGTCTGGACCACGACCCCCTGGACGTTGCCCAGCAACATGTACGCGGCGGTGAAGCCCGAACTGGAATACGCCGTCGTCAAAGATTCCGAGACCGGTCAAGAATTGGTTCTGGCCGCCGCACTCGTGGAGTCACTCGCCGGCAAATTGAAACGCGAATTGACGGTGATCGAAACAGTCACGGGCGAGTCGCTGGTCGGTCAACGCTACCAACCTCCGTTTGACGACTACCATTCCCGACTCGGCGACCCAGTGGGCGAATTGGTCACCGGTGAACAAGAGTCGCTGTACTGGCGCGTCGTTGCGGCTGATTTTGTGACCACGGAATCGGGCAGCGGCCTGGTTCACTTGGCACCTGCATTCGGTGAAATCGATCACGAAGTTTTGGTCACTGAAAGAACTCGATTCGTCGAAGGCCAGCGTCCCGATCTGCTGTGTGCAGTCGGCCCCGACGGCAAGTTCACCGACGAGTTCGCATCGATGAAGGGCGTCTGGGTCAAGGAAGCCGACAAGACCCTGACGCGAACGTTGCGTGAGTCCGGTCGCCTGCTGCACCTGGAACAGTACCTGCACGATTATCCGTTCTGCTGGCGAGCGGACGATGACCCGTTGATCCAGTACCCGCGAGAAAGCTGGTTCATCCGGACGACGAAGTTCCGTGACTTGATGCTGAAGAACAACAGCAAGATCGGTTGGCAACCCGAACACATTCGCGATGGACGTTTCGGCAACTTCCTGGAAAGCAACGTCGACTGGGCGTTGTCGCGAGAACGTTATTGGGGCACGCCGCTTCCGATCTGGGTTTGCCAATCCACCGGTCGCATGGAAGCCATCGAATGCTACGAAGAACTGCTGGCCAAACCTGGCGTCGATGGCACGCAGGTTTGGGACAATGCCAAAGCAGCCAACCCTGAACTGCCTGACGATCTTCGCGTTCACAAACCGTACATCGATTCGGTCACCTACGATTCGCCGTTCGAATCCGGTGCTCGGATGCAGCGGGTCAGCGAAGTCATCGACTGCTGGTACGACAGTGGTGCAATGCCATTTGCCCAGTGGGGATGGCCGCACCAAAACGACGCGCAGTTCCAAGAACAATTCCCAGCGGACTTCATCAGCGAAGCCATCGACCAAACTCGCGGTTGGTTCTACAGCCAACTGGCGATCAGCACGATGTTGTTTGGCGAAGGGGCCTCGATCCGTGAAGCCGGAACGCAGGCCAGCGAATCCACACCGTCTCGCGACAGTGAAGCGGATTACCCGCATCCGTTCCGCAACTGCATCGTGCTGGGATTGATGCTGTCGCAGTGGTACGAAGCGGCTGGCAAAGACGGCCAACCCAAGACGGTGTTGCTGTCCGAAGCCGAGGTCGAACAAGCCGAGGGCAAGTTCACCAAGAAGACTGGCAAGATGTCCAAGAGTCTTCGGAATTATCGCAGCCCCTCGGAGATCTTTGACAAGTACGGTGCCGATGCGATGCGTTGGTATTTCTTCGCCAACCAAGCACCGTGGAATTCGATCATCTACTCCGATCAAGCGATCCGCGATTCGATCCCCGAGTTCCTGCTGCGGCTTTGGAACACGTACAGCTTCTTCTCGATCTACGCTGAAATCGATGGGTTCGATCCCACTTCGGCAACCACCGCGGATGATCAGCTGACACCCGAATCATTGGCTTCGGCGCCCACCTATCGCCCGATCAGCGAACGAAGCGAGATCGATCGATGGATCCATTCCGAACTGCATCGCACGCTGGCAACGGTCATCGACCGCATGGATGCGTTTGACAACTACAACGCATGCCAAGCGATCACGAACTTGCTGGACGGCCTGAGCAACTGGTACGTCCGCCGCAGCCGCGATCGTTTCTGGGCCTCCGATGCCGATTCCCCCGACAAACACGATGCCTACTGGACGCTGTACGAAGTGATGCTGGAACTGACCAAGGTCATCGCTCCCTTCGTTCCGTTCTTGGCCGACACTCTGTGGAGAGAGCTGACCGCGCCGTTTGGCGACAAGGTCCTGCCCAGCGTTCACCTCTGCGACTTCCCTCAACCAGACGATTCACGCGTCGACCAGAAGCTTTCGGATTCCATGCGGTTGCTGCGAGAGATCGCATCGCTGGGACGCTCGGCTCGTGCCGATGCCAAACTGAAGGTCCGCCTGCCGCTGTCCAAGGTCGAAGTGATCCTGACCGACGACACGGCAATCGATTGGCTGCAAAGCCACGATGCGTTGGTGCGGGAAGAACTGAATGTCAAAGCGGTCGACTACACGACCGAAGGTGGCGAGTACGTCCAGTACACCATCGTCCCCAACTTCAAACGGCTGGGCCCAAAAGTTGGCAAGAACATCCCGCTGGTCAAAAAGATGCTGGGCGAAGCGGACGGCAACCAATTGCTGACACAGCTGCAAACGGCCGGTCACGTGGAAGTCGAACTTCCGTCCGGTCCATTGAAGTTGGACGGGGAAGACATCGAGATTCGCTTGCAAGCTCGGGAGGGCTGGGCAGCCGCCCAAGGTTCAGGCTGTGTCGTTGTGCTCAACACGGAAGTCACCCCCGAACTGCGTCGCGAAGGATTGGCCAAGGACTTGATCCGCGGGATCCAAAGCCAACGCAAAGAACTCGATTGCCAGTACACCGATCGAATTCGAGTGGCCGTGGAAACGTCGGATGCAGAACTGCAATCCGCAATCGCAACGCACCGTGAAATGATCTGCAGCGAAACCTTGGCCAAGGAGCTGATTTCGGGCACCTTGGAAAACGCTCAGCAAGTCAGCATCGAAGGCGGCGAACTGTTTGTCGCCAAGGTGAGCGACGCGTGA